Proteins from a genomic interval of Diceros bicornis minor isolate mBicDic1 chromosome 34, mDicBic1.mat.cur, whole genome shotgun sequence:
- the MIA gene encoding melanoma-derived growth regulatory protein isoform X2 — protein sequence MVEGVAGTWSGLGSFGPTGHFLGQAALTLSLKWFWLGSSLQVVWAKFGTGVGRGQDREHRFPCTAGEKEGRRKLETPFPLGQSCSESTMAWSLVFLGVIILLSEFPGPSVGGPMPRLADRKLCADEECSHPISMAVALQDYVAPDCRFLTIHRGQVVYVYSKLKGRGRLFWGGSVQGDYYGDLAARLGYFPSSIVREESILKPGKIDVKTDKWDFYCQ from the exons ATGGTTGAGGGGGTGGCCGGCACTTGGAGTGGCCTGGGCTCCTTTGGGCCTACTGGGCATTTCCTTGGGCAGGCAGCCCTCACCCTGTCCTTGAAATGGTTCTGGCTGGGTAGCAGCCTCCAGGTGGTGTGGGCGAAATTTGGGACTGGTGTAGGGCGGGGACAAGACAGAGAACACAGGTTTCCTTGTACTGCTGGAGAgaaggagggcaggaggaaatTGGAGACCCCATTCCCCCTTGGTCAGTCTTGCTCAGAATCCACAATGGCTTGGTCCCTGGTGTTCCTCGGTGTCATCATCTTGCTGTCTGAGTTCCCAGGGCCTAGTGTTGGAGGCCCCATGCCCAGGCTGGCTGATCGGAAGCTGTGTGCCGATGAGGAATGCAGCC accctaTCTCCATGGCCGTGGCCCTTCAGGACTACGTGGCCCCTGACTGCCGTTTCCTGACTATACACAGGGGCCAAGTCGTGTATGTCTACTCCAAGCTGAAGGGCCGAGGGCGGCTCTTCTGGGGAGGCAGT GTTCAGGGAGATTACTATGGAGACCTGGCTGCTCGCCTGGGCTATTTCCCCAGTAGCATTGTACGCGAGGAGTCGATACTGAAACCTGGAAAAATCGATGTGAAGACAGAT aAATGGGATTTCTACTGCCAGTGA
- the MIA gene encoding melanoma-derived growth regulatory protein isoform X1, which translates to MVEGVAGTWSGLGSFGPTGHFLGQAALTLSLKWFWLGSSLQVVWAKFGTGVGRGQDREHRFPCTAGEKEGRRKLETPFPLGQSCSESTMAWSLVFLGVIILLSEFPGPSVGGPMPRLADRKLCADEECSHPISMAVALQDYVAPDCRFLTIHRGQVVYVYSKLKGRGRLFWGGSVSLGRTEEKRVQGDYYGDLAARLGYFPSSIVREESILKPGKIDVKTDKWDFYCQ; encoded by the exons ATGGTTGAGGGGGTGGCCGGCACTTGGAGTGGCCTGGGCTCCTTTGGGCCTACTGGGCATTTCCTTGGGCAGGCAGCCCTCACCCTGTCCTTGAAATGGTTCTGGCTGGGTAGCAGCCTCCAGGTGGTGTGGGCGAAATTTGGGACTGGTGTAGGGCGGGGACAAGACAGAGAACACAGGTTTCCTTGTACTGCTGGAGAgaaggagggcaggaggaaatTGGAGACCCCATTCCCCCTTGGTCAGTCTTGCTCAGAATCCACAATGGCTTGGTCCCTGGTGTTCCTCGGTGTCATCATCTTGCTGTCTGAGTTCCCAGGGCCTAGTGTTGGAGGCCCCATGCCCAGGCTGGCTGATCGGAAGCTGTGTGCCGATGAGGAATGCAGCC accctaTCTCCATGGCCGTGGCCCTTCAGGACTACGTGGCCCCTGACTGCCGTTTCCTGACTATACACAGGGGCCAAGTCGTGTATGTCTACTCCAAGCTGAAGGGCCGAGGGCGGCTCTTCTGGGGAGGCAGTGTGAGTCTTGggagaacagaagagaaaagg GTTCAGGGAGATTACTATGGAGACCTGGCTGCTCGCCTGGGCTATTTCCCCAGTAGCATTGTACGCGAGGAGTCGATACTGAAACCTGGAAAAATCGATGTGAAGACAGAT aAATGGGATTTCTACTGCCAGTGA
- the RAB4B gene encoding ras-related protein Rab-4B, translating into MAETYDFLFKFLVIGSAGTGKSCLLHQFIENKFKQDSNHTIGVEFGSRVVNVGGKTVKLQIWDTAGQERFRSVTRSYYRGAAGALLVYDITSRETYNSLAAWLTDARTLASPNIVVILCGNKKDLDPEREVTFLEASRFAQENELMFLETSALTGENVEEAFLKCARTILNKIDSGELDPERMGSGIQYGDASLRQLRQPRSAQAVAPQPCGC; encoded by the exons ATGGCCGAGACCTACG ACTTCCTCTTCAAATTCCTGGTGATTGGCAGTGCAGGCACCGGCAAATCATGTCTCCTTCATCAGTTCATTGAGAATAAGT tCAAACAGGACTCCAACCACACGATCGGCGtggagtttggatcccgggtggtcAACGTGGGTGGGAAGACTGTGAAGCTACAGATTTGGgacacagctggccaggagcggTTTCG GTCGGTGACACGGAGTTACTACCGAGGGGCAGCTGGAGCCCTGCTGGTGTACGACATCACCAG cCGGGAGACTTACAACTCGCTGGCTGCCTGGCTGACGGACGCCCGCACGCTGGCCAGCCCCAACATCGTGGTCATCCTCTGTGGCAACAAGAAGGACCTGGACCCGGAGCGTGAGGTCACTTTCCTGGAGGCCTCCCGCTTTGCCCAGGAGAACG AGCTAATGTTCCTGGAAACCAGCGCTCTCACTGGCGAGAACGTGGAAGAGGCTTTCCTGAAGTGTGCTCGCACCATCCTGAACAAGATCGACTCAG GTGAGCTGGACCCTGAGAGGATGGGCTCAGGCATTCAGTACGGTGACGCTTCCCTTCGCCAGCTGCGGCAGCCTCGGAGCGCCCAGGCCGTGGCCCCTCAGCCCTGTGGCTGCTGA